The segment CAATAATCCACCAGTCTCTCTTTATCTATAAGATAATCTTCAGGAAATGTAGAGCAATAAAGAAAACATGATTTCACCACCTCTCCATTTAAACTGTCATAGCTATACTTGAGAATAGGAAGAATTTCATCTTTCATGCCTGAAAAATCTGCAGCCGATAAAGTTAAAACGTCCACTGCACGTCGCCATTCTTGTACAGTACTTTCGCATGACATAGTTTCCCCGATTACGTTGAGCGCCAATGGTAAGCCAGAACATTTTCCAGCGACTTGTCTAGCCAGATCAGGAATGTCCGCATGGATTTTCAATGTTCTTTCTCCAACTTTCTTTTGAAACAACTCCCATGCTTTGTCGGGGCCTAGACAACTGACTTCCATCAGTTCATCAACCTCCATGCGTCCACACACGTCTCTAGAACGAGTGGTGAAAGCTGTTAAactataatctaatctctccttgatacatttacataagttagttatttatgttattacacaaagagttgtaactcttcaagttgtgtcctttagtataaagagttgtgtctcttatacttgtattgattcgatctctatataaagatcaatcatctgttgtaaacattattaccgaatctcaataatacaaaagtattttcagaaaagtttataagcctgaaacgtctatcttattctttctctcgaactcgtgtgtaacacactgtgatcattgtgtaacacaagcggttggtaaaagattaacatggtatcagagctttacgTTTGAGAGGACAAAGGAAAAAGCACTAGTAAGAGAAACACTTGGCGTGGAGCAAAGGAGGCTAGAGGATTTTGTCATACGATTTCGGAATCATTCGAAACGATGAAGAATCAAGTAATCCCCATATTTGATGGAGAGAAGTACGACTTCTGGAGCATCAAGATGACAACCATTCTCAAGACCAGGAAGTTATGGTCTGTGGTTGAAGAAGGCGTAGCAGCCCCACCAGCACAAGTGGATGAAACCCCTGAAACAGCAAGGGCAAGATCGCTTAGAGAAGAAGCGATGATGAACGATACATTGGCTTTGCAAATCTTGCAAACTGCTGTATCGGATCATATATTCTCACGGATTGCAGCAGCATCAACATCCAAAGAGGCGTGGGATGCATTGAAGGAGGAGTATGAAGGCTCTCCTCAAGTTCGTttgattaaacttcaaacattgCGAAGGGAGTATGAGAATCTGAAGATGTATGAGAATGAAGACATTAAGGTCTTCACAGATAAGATAGTTGAATTGGCAAATCAATTAACTTATCATGGTGAACAGAAGTCAGATGTTCAACTCATACAGAAGATACTCATCTCTCTCCCAGCCAAGTTCGATAGCATAGTCAGTGTGTTGGAGCAAACAAGCGATTTGACTTCAACAAAGATGACAGAGTTGATCGGGATCTTGAAGGCTCATGAAGCAAGGCTGGCTGCAAGAGAAGAAAGCACCAGTGAAGGAGCATTCGATGCTCGtgttaaacacaaaaattcTGGTGTTACACAAGACAACTCAAAGCGCCAGGAGGCAAGAAGTGGTGCGGTTTCTGCAAGAGAAACAACCACAATGAGAGCGAGTGTTGGAGGAAACAGAAGAAGGAAGATCCAAAGAAGGATCACAGAAGTAACAAGGAGTGTTACAATTGTGGCAAGTTAGGCCACTTTGCAAATCAGTGCtactcaaagaagaaagagaaggcacATCTGAGTCTCGAAGAAGATTCAAATGAAGATCACATGTTGTTCAGTGCGAGCGAAGCAGCAACAACAGTGATGGAAGATGTCTGGTTAGTAGACAGTGGAGCAACTAATCATATGACAAAGGAGGAGAGTTACTTCTCAAAGCTTGATAGGAGTATCAAGGTTCCAATAAAGATTGGAAATGGAAGCACAGTCATGACAGCCGGTAAAGGAGACATTACCGTCATGACCAAAGGTGGCAAGAAGACCATCAGAAATGTATTCTTGGTTCCGGGTTTGGCAAAAAATTTGTTGAGTGTTCCACAAATTGTTTCAAGCGGATACCGGGTGAGTTTCCAAGAGAAGAGATGCATCATAGATGATGCAAAAGGAAGGAGGATAATGGATATCCCAATGACTCACAAAAGCTATCGAATCAGGATGAGTTCGGCTCAGGTAGAAGAGGCCTTGAGCGCTAGTGAGCAATGAAAGATGGAGACATGGCACAAGAGACTTGGTCATGTAGGCGACAAAAGGTTGCAACAAATGCAAGACAAAGACTTGGTAAAGGGATTACCAAAGTTTAAAGTCAAGAAGGAAGCATGTGAGGCGTGTAGACTTGGAAAGCAATCACGCAAAAGCTTCCCAAAGGAATCTCAAACTAAGACAAGAGAGAAGCTTGAGATTGTACATACGGATGTATGTGGGCTGATGCAGCACCAGTCTGTTGATGGAAGCCGATACTTTTTGCTATTCTTGGATGATCATACTCACATGTGTTGGGTATACTTCATGAAGCAAAAGTCAGAGACATTCTCACTGTTCAAGAAGTTCAAAGCAATGGTGGAGAAGCAGTCGGATTGTACCATCAAGACACTGAGATCAGATGGAGGTGGTGAGTTCACTTCACGAGAATTCAACCGgttctgtgaagaagaaggaatcaaTAAGCAAGTCACCTTGCCTTattcaccacaacaaaatggtgcAGCAGAGCGCATGAATAGGACCTTGGTGGAGATGGCTAGATCGATGTTGGCAGAACAAGACTTACCGCTCAAGTTATGGGCAGAAGCGGTATACACTGCCTCATATCTTCAAAACCGTTGCCATCAAAGGCAATAGAAGAAGATGTCACTCCTATAGAGAAGTGGTGTGGACACAAGCCAGATGTGTCACACATGAGAATGTTTGGTAGCATATGCTACATACATATCCCAAATCAAAAGAGGAGGAAGCTAGACGTCAAGGCAAAGCGTGGAGTCTTTGTTGGATATAGCAACCAATCCAAAGGCTATAGAGTTCTcattttggagaatgagaagattgaagtatcaagagatgtcgagtttgaagaaggaaagaagtggaattggaaaaggcaagaagaagtgaggaagaCATTGGAGTTGTCTATGGAAGACTCTCACTCGCCTGAGGATcaaaccgaaggtgcatccagtcCTGAGGAACAATTTGGAGGTACTTTCAGTcctatttcttttcaaaatgatgatcatgatactagtagtggagatgaagaaacttCTGAGGCACCAAGGAAGTTCAAGTCCATGGTTGATATCATGGAAAGGACACCgagagtagagcttgatgaagcGGCTCAAGCTATAGAAGCTTGTCTTCATGCAAATGAAGAACCATACACTTATGATGAAGCGTGTGGTACCAAGGAATGGAGAGAAGCAATGAATGAGGAGATAGCCATGATTGAGAAGAACAAGACGTGGGAACTAGTGGAcaagccaaagaagaagaatgtgataagtgtgaagtggatctacaagatcaagaccgatgcaaacggcaatcacatcaagcacaaggcgcggctagttgcaagagggttcTCTCAAGAGTATGGTGTTGACTACCTTGAGACGTTTGCTCctgtctcaagacatgatacaaTACGAGCCATACTTGCCTATGCGGCTCAGATGAAGTGGCGATTGtatcagatggatgtgaagtcaGCCTTTCTCAATGGCGACCTCAAGGAAGAAGTGTATGTCACACAACCGCCTGGGTATGTGACACACGGGAAAGAACACAAAGTGTTAAGGCTACACAAAGctttatatggtttaaagcaaGCCCCAAGGGCATGGTATGGAAGGATAGATTCATACTTTCTTCAAAACGGTTTTGAGAGGAGTATGAATGATGCGGCCTTATACATCATGAAGCAAGGAGGAGATGTGTTGATCGTGAGtctatatgtggatgatataaTCATCACAGGAAGCAACATTCAGAGCATCAACACATTCAAGGAGAACATGaagaaagaattcgagatgGTGGATCTTGGATTGTTGAACTACTTTCTTGGAATGGAAGTAATTCAAGACAATGGAGGCATATTTCTTTCACAAGAAAATATGCAAACAAACTTGTAGACAAGTTTGGGATGCGAGACAGCAAGAGTGTAAGCAACCCACTTACACCACAAGGAAAAGGAGTTGAGGATGACAAGGAGTATGGAGATCCGACTAAGTATAGAAGCATCATTGGAGGGCTTTTGTACTTGTGTGCATCAAGACCTGATGTGATGTATGCAAGCACCTATCTCTCAAGATACATGTCATCACCTCGCATGAAGCACTACCAAGAAGCCAAGAGGGTGTTAAGATATGTCAAAGGAACATCAAACTTTGGAGTGTACTTCACAAGCGTGAAAGAACCAAGACTTCTAGGCTACACGGACAGCGATTGGGGTGGTTCTAAGGAAGACAAGAAAAGCACTTCAGGTTATGTGTTTACTCTTGGATCAGCCATGTTTTGTTGGCAGTCAAGCAAGCAACAAACAGTGGCGCAATCAACGGCTGAGACAGAGTACATAGCCGTGTGTGCAGCAGCAAATCAAGCAGTGTGGTTACAAAGACTATTTGAAGACTTTGGTCAGAAGTTTGAAGGAGGCATTCCGATCTTATGTGACAACAAATCAGCAATAGCAATTGGGAAGAATCCGGTGCAACACAGAAGGACGAAGCACATAGAGATCAAGTACCATTTCGTGAGGGAAGCTGAGCAAAAGGGAATCATTGAACTGAAGTATTGCAAAGGGGATGATCAACTCGCAGACATTCTCACAAAGGCATTGGGtggttcaagatttgaagatctaaggaagcagcttggagtcaagtcgagatatgattaaggaggagtgttaaactataatctaatctctccttgatacatttacataagttagttatttatgttattacacaaagagttgtaactcttcaagttgtgtcctttagtataaagagttgtgtctcttatacttgtattgattcgatctctatataaagatcaatcatctgttgtaaacattattaccgaatctcaataatacaaaagtattttcagaaaagtttataagcctgaaacgtctatcttattctttctctcgaactcgtgtgtaacacactgtgatcattgtgtaacacaagcggttggtaaaagattaacaaAAGCTACTTTGCATCCATTTACCACATCCGGATAAGGGACTCCAATCGTAGGCAAATTCACTTTCGCCCATATATCATCCAAGAACAACACAAACTTCCGTCTCTTGAGGACGTTGTGTATGTCAAGGGCTCTACGGTTCACATTCTTCTTATCCCACTCCTCATTCCAAAGTCCTAGTTTTTTTGCTATGTCTTCTTGAACGTTATGAATGTCTAAATTCTTTGACACCACAACCCATATAACAACATGAAAGCTGCCCCTTGCTTTAGTAAACTTATTGTTGATCTGCGCAAGAAGAGTGGTTTTGCCAACTCCACCCATACCATGTAAACCCAAAACCCCAACTCCATCGTCCATGAGACGGTTCCATACCCTCTCAAGCAATGCCTCATGACCAACAATTGTGGGTTGAATAGGCATCTCTTCAACCTCAGTTACTTGAACTTTCTCAGTCACCACATCAAATTTTCCTTCAGAACTGGTACTCTTAACAATTTTCAACATCCGGATTACTCTTTTGCCATAACTGTAGCTCATTTCCACATTTTTGGAGCATAATCCACAGCAACACAACCTTTGGAGTTCAACGGTACTAGTACTAAGTAGATCTTTAAATTCATCTTCTATGTCGAGGACATTCTTAAGCCATACCTGGACTTCAGCAAGTCTTTGACGACATCCTGTAAACTCTTCTCTGTTCACCCTTCCTTGCACATCATCACGCTTTGCCTTGAGGACTTCCATGTCTTTCTCCAGAGCCGCTAGATTCATGGAAAGGTCGTAGATGTAACTTCCTTTGTCGGATAAACATTGAGAGACTTGATTCACAACTTGATCACATGGCATGGAGACCGATAAACAACTTCCCATTGCTGCAGCGAGAGAGAAGAAATAATAATTCAGAGAGAAAAAGTCGCAAGTTAATTTTTGTGAGTGACAATTAtcacacagaaaaaaaaagatgaagttGAGAAACTACCAATGATTTTCAACCACAACGGCTGGCTCCTACAATAATGTCAAACATGACAACTATGTCGACGATGACTCCAAGTCAACAATATCAATCGTCTACCCACGCAGAATTCAAAATAATGTGTACaactaaatttaatattaatataaaccaGATCTGGATCCGCCGGTGTTTgtataaacattttgtttttaattctaAACTAGGTGTTGTGTCCGCATACAGACATAGTgtttttatagatatttataaatatgaaatcaaaactaatataataaattattaattatattttttaaaagataaatcaaacatcaaactttatattttatgataaaaaatattatttaagataaaaacacaacatatttaagaattatcttatgttttaaaaatatattttatttttaagaaatttattatatttacttatagtcaattatcaaatataacatataactaaaatattattaatatatatatatatattattttttatcaaaatatatatatgcttattgttgtgttaaattttgtaaaaaattaacatatattttagaaaatatatttatttgtttgattagcatttaattaaaaattgttttatatctaactataaattttataataaaatatcatttttcagataagaacaaaatatatctaagaattatcttatgttttaaaacatgtttttatttttgaaaaatttattatatttattatagtcaattatttaatattatatataaatataatagtattaatagaaattcgtttttaattatttatattttagataattcttattatttttaatcacttatttaatcagatatattttaaatttgtttttaatttttactatttatataatttattcattaagggtataaataatttattattaatttaatcaatttttttaatcatatagatttgaaattcgtttttatattttgacaaatttatataattattcattaattgtataaacgatattaactgctttaacttttaatgtgagagctccgttgcaaaaatttacttctcaaataatagtatagatatatctgactaatttatataattattcattaaggttataaacgatattaaccgctctaacttttaacgtgagagcttcattgcaaaaatttacttctcaaataatagtatagattggtatatattataatatatatgaagtGTGTCTATCACTTttgaaaacataataattttaccatattttttattgaattggtTGTTTCAAAAATTCACAAGTTATtaagaaattaatttttttagctTCATAGATTAATATTATCGAGTATATTAAGATTGTTCAAACATAATAATATTAGAGTATACTTGTTCTCCATCAAATACATTATTCAagactttcacatgtatttatttcttcttatatatttttttgtttgttggatTAGTGTTTCAtaattgaataaataaatagaaatagaatttggaaaatattaaaatattatcatcTCCAAAGATAAGCAAACTTTTCACAAAATAAGAAAGTTAACAAAAACTAAACTTAAAGCTTcatgtataaattttataaagaatttaattaaacattttattatattttgtaaatgaACTACATACAAAACACAGATCAATGTGAaatcattttagttttaaaaatgtaCCTGATTACGTGTAAAAGTCTCAAGAAATGTTTATGCTCCTTGCAGTCTCTTTCAAACACGATGGTACATGATAATGAAAGTAAAAATTGATAACGAAATTTCCAGATCACGTTTTTTTGCTTGGAAAGGATTGATAATTATTTAGTTCCTATAATGTAGCAATATTGTGTTATAGACATATTCCCTCAGTTCTTTAATGAtagactttttagaaaaaaatgtttgtttcagaaatatgtattttttgtgttttctatgaaaaaaaatgtaaacttcaagaaaattaattgattttattgaattggtattggttaaaagttattgaaaattgaaaattatagaaacgatacatttattatggcagtttaatgtgttttcttaatatgtgtgaaaatattaaaaagttcaTCTTTatggaacagagggagtattatttAGTTCCTATAATCTAGAAAGTGAGTTATTTAGAGATATAataatgataagattagagattaaatgtaacatgactttctagtaTTATGTCCAataggtccattttttaaaaaaattacacatgaatTAAAGTTgtaacttctgttttaatatataagatttataGGAAAAAGAAATTACCAATGCAAATAGTCTAAATAGactttaagaaaatcattattAATGAATTTTCACTAAATTTAGACTCTTCTCTTCTTTATATTcccttttttctatttttattattttattacttttgtAGAGAATCCTAATATTTGGCCTTTTAATTGTATAgtaaatcattttaattatatttgagCTTGCGagttaatattaaattattgta is part of the Brassica rapa cultivar Chiifu-401-42 chromosome A09, CAAS_Brap_v3.01, whole genome shotgun sequence genome and harbors:
- the LOC117127817 gene encoding uncharacterized protein LOC117127817 translates to MKNQVIPIFDGEKYDFWSIKMTTILKTRKLWSVVEEGVAAPPAQVDETPETARARSLREEAMMNDTLALQILQTAVSDHIFSRIAAASTSKEAWDALKEEYEGSPQVRLIKLQTLRREYENLKMYENEDIKVFTDKIVELANQLTYHGEQKSDVQLIQKILISLPAKFDSIVSVLEQTSDLTSTKMTELIGILKAHEARLAAREESTSEGAFDARVKHKNSGVTQDNSKRQEARSGAVSARETTTMRASVGGNRRRKIQRRITECYSKKKEKAHLSLEEDSNEDHMLFSASEAATTVMEDVWLVDSGATNHMTKEESYFSKLDRSIKVPIKIGNGSTVMTAGKGDITVMTKGGKKTIRNVFLVPGLAKNLLSVPQIVSSGYRVSFQEKRCIIDDAKGRRIMDIPMTHKSYRIRMSSAQVEEALSASEQ
- the LOC103840924 gene encoding disease resistance protein RFL1 — protein: MGSCLSVSMPCDQVVNQVSQCLSDKGSYIYDLSMNLAALEKDMEVLKAKRDDVQGRVNREEFTGCRQRLAEVQVWLKNVLDIEDEFKDLLSTSTVELQRLCCCGLCSKNVEMSYSYGKRVIRMLKIVKSTSSEGKFDVVTEKVQVTEVEEMPIQPTIVGHEALLERVWNRLMDDGVGVLGLHGMGGVGKTTLLAQINNKFTKARGSFHVVIWVVVSKNLDIHNVQEDIAKKLGLWNEEWDKKNVNRRALDIHNVLKRRKFVLFLDDIWAKVNLPTIGVPYPDVVNGCKVAFVNLLPTACVTQ